In a single window of the Eleginops maclovinus isolate JMC-PN-2008 ecotype Puerto Natales chromosome 6, JC_Emac_rtc_rv5, whole genome shotgun sequence genome:
- the tmub1 gene encoding transmembrane and ubiquitin-like domain-containing protein 1, with translation MALIEGVGDEVTLLFVSLLLLLVLLLAWTSTRTPDPPEHLFNPPLRTDPAQQDTPPSTSESPAVSDSSQTEAPPTSTPAQEDKGEGGEERGADGVRNRGGGEPSSSQRNMVLRLKFLNDTERTAQVRPQDTIGYIKRTYFVGQEQQVRLIYQGQLLQDDAQTLSSLNLVHNCVLHCHISQHAGRGPTGGPGPADQVQVALNVGSLMVPLLVLMLSVLWYCQIQYRQFFTAPATASLVGVTIFLSLVAFGVYRR, from the exons ATGGCGTTGATTGAAGGTGTGGGCGACGAGGTGACGCTGCTGTTCgtgtccctgctgctgctgctggtgctgctgctggcctgGACCTCTACCCGCACCCCAGACCCCCCCGAGCACCTGTTCAACCCCCCGCTGAGGACCGACCCCGCCCAGCAGGACACCCCACCTTCCACCTCAGAATCCCCCGCTGTGAGTGACAGCTCGCAGACAGAGGCTCCGCCCACTAGCACCCCTGCCCAGGAAGACAAGGGGGAGGGTGGTGAGGAGAGGGGGGCGGATGGTGTGAggaacagaggggggggggaaccTTCGTCCTCTCAGAGGAACATGGTGCTGCGACTCAAGTTCCTGAATGACACGGAGAGGACAGCTCAGGTCCGACCGCAGGACACCATCGGGTACATCAAACG GACGTACTTTGTGGGTCAGGAGCAGCAGGTCCGGCTGATCTACCAGGGCCAGCTGCTACAGGACGACGCTCAGACCCTGTCCTCTCTGAACCTGGTCCATAACTGTGTCCTGCATTGCCACATCTCCCAGCATGCAGGCCGGGGGCCCACCGGGGGCCCGGGGCCTGCGGACCAGGTGCAGGTGGCCCTGAACGTGGGCAGCCTGATGGTGCCTCTGCTGGTACTCATGCTGTCCGTGCTGTGGTACTGCCAGATCCAGTACCGGCAGTTCTTCACAGCCCCGGCCACAGCCTCGCTAGTGGGTGTCACCAtcttcctcagcctggtggCCTTCGGAGTGTACCGCCGCTAA
- the ubtfl gene encoding upstream binding transcription factor, like isoform X2 has translation MMNGSSVSTSQSARIKNEPDSWSQQDCLTLLERIRSLLPDVDAMKYKTTESHFDWDKVRFGVFTGEMCRSKWLKVSTEVRKYRTMTEIIVDATDFVKNPYKGKKLKTHPDFPKKPLTPYFRFFMEKRAKYAKIHPEMSNLDLTKILSKKYKELPDKKKQKYITEFQREKEEFEKNMARFKEDHPDLIEEKKKSDLPEKPKTPQQLWYNHEKKTYLKLHPEVSQKELKEALRRQWSQLSDKRRLKWISKALELQKDYEGSMRAYHEAHPDFSSDDHVRSVLTKAERQLKDKFDGRPTKPPPNGYSLYCAELMVNMKDVPSTERMVLCSKQWKMMTQKEKDMFQKRCEQRKKQYDVDLQRFLESLPDEERDRVMGEEKLGGSRMGGGVASSPHRAKSPSVKERVQETETWTPAAKRDGKKAAKLPETPKTAEEMWQHSVIGDYLAKYRSDRRKAQAAMEATWKSMEKKEKIPWIKKAAEDQKRYEVQYQPVRELLEMRPPTAAQRKPKFEGEPKKPPVSGYQMFSQELLTNGELNHFSLKERMVEIGKRWHKLSQIQKDKYKKQVEEQQGGYKLELEAWIKALSPQDRAVYKQFSSTKRRSSTKARSPPPSKVCVTVKKASSSRVTAQTLSVNKRSMAYRAKQDMSDSDEEKSDSSDSDDDDETSGSTDSEDEEDDENDEEEDEDDEDQSSSEESSDSESD, from the exons ATGATGAATGGCAGCAGTGTCTCGACGTCTCAGAGCGCCAGGATCAAGAATGAACCAG actcCTGGTCTCAGCAGGACTGCCTCACTCTGCTGGAGAGGATCCGCTCTCTGCTTCCGGACGTTGATGCCATGAAGTATAAGACCACAGAGTCTCACTTCGACTGGGACAAGGTCCGCTTCGGGGTCTTCACCGGGGAGATGTGCCGCAGCAAGTGGCTCAAAGTCTCCACAGAG GTGCGTAAGTACCGAACGATGACGGAGATCATCGTAGATGCCACAGATTTCGTGAAGAATCCGTATAAAGGCAAAAAACTGAAG ACTCATCCGGACTTCCCTAAGAAACCCCTGACTCCATACTTCCGCTTCTTCATGGAGAAACGAGCTAAGTACGCCAAGATCCACCCGGAGATGAGCAACCTGGACCTGACCAAGATCCTGTCCAAGAAGTACAAGGAGCTGCCTGACAAGAAGAAG caaaAGTACATCACAGAGTTCCAGCGGGAGAAAGAGGAGTTTGAGAAGAACATGGCGCGGTTCAA GGAGGATCATCCTGATCTGATCgaagagaagaagaagtccGACCTGCCGGAGAAACCCAAAACTCCCCAACAGCTGTGGTACAACCACGAGAAGAAGACCTACCTGAAGCTGCACCccgag gtcagTCAGAAGGAGCTGAAGGAGGCTCTGAGGAGACagtggtcccagctctctgacAAGAGGAGACTCAAGTGGATCAGCAAGGCCCTGGAGCTGCAGAAAGATTAcgag gGCAGTATGAGGGCATATCATGAGGCTCACCCTGACTTCTCCTCCGATGATCATGTGCGGTCCGTCCTCACTAAAGCAGAGAGACAGCTGAAGGACAAGTTTGATGGACGGCCGACAAAACCGCCACC gaacgGGTACTCCCTGTACTGTGCGGAGCTGATGGTGAACATGAAGGACGTTCCGAGCACGGAGCGGATGGTGCTCTGCAGCAAGCAGTGGAAGATGATGACgcagaaagagaaggacatgttCCAGAAGCGCTGCGAACAG AGGAAGAAGCAGTACGACGTTGACCTGCAGAGGTTTCTGGAG AGTCTCCCGGATGAGGAGCGAGACCGGGTGATGGGCGAGGAGAAACTGGGCGGGTCCAGAATGGGAGGGGGTGTGGCCTCCAGCCCACACAGAGCAAAGTCTCCTTCTGTCAAG GAGCGTGTTCAGGAGACAGAAACATGGACGCCGGCGGCGAAGCGGGACGGGAAGAAGGCGGCGAAGCTTCCTGAGACGCCTAAAACAGCGGAGGAGATGTGGCAGCACAGCGTGATTGGAGACTACCTGGCCAAATACAGA AGCGACCGCAGGAAGGCGCAGGCAGCGATGGAGGCGACCTGGAAGTCaatggagaagaaagagaagatcCCGTGGATCAAGAAGGCGGCGGAGGACCAGAAGCGTTACGAGGTTCAGTACCAACCTGTG agggaGCTACTGGAGATGAGACCTCCAACTGCAGCTCAGAGGAAACCAAAGTTTGAAGGAGAACCAAAAAAACCTCCAGT GAGCGGGTATCAGATGTTTTCCCAGGAGCTGCTGACCAATGGGGAGCTGAACCATTTCAGCCTGAAGGAGCGCATGGTGGAGATCGGGAAAAGGTGGCACAAGCTGAGCCAGATCCAGAAGGACAAGTACAAGAAGCaggtggaggagcagcagggggGCTACaagctggagctggaggccTGGATCAAG GCTCTGTCTCCTCAGGACCGAGCCGTCTACAAGCAGTTCTCCTCCACC aagCGGCGCAGCAGCACGAAGGCccgcagcccccccccctctaagGTGTGTGTGACGGTGAAGAAGGCGTCGAGCAGCCGAGTGACGGCGCAGACCCTCAGTGTGAACAAGAGGAGCATGGCCTACAGAgccaag CAGGACATGTCCGACTCAGACGAGGAGAAGAGCGATTCGTCTGACTCTGATGACGACGACGAGACGTCAGGAAGCACAGACAGTGAAGACGAAGAGGATGACGAG AATgacgaggaggaagacgaggatgATGAAGATCAAAGCTCCTCAGAGGAATCCAGCGACTCTGAATCTGACTAG
- the ubtfl gene encoding upstream binding transcription factor, like isoform X1, with amino-acid sequence MMNGSSVSTSQSARIKNEPDSWSQQDCLTLLERIRSLLPDVDAMKYKTTESHFDWDKVRFGVFTGEMCRSKWLKVSTEVRKYRTMTEIIVDATDFVKNPYKGKKLKTHPDFPKKPLTPYFRFFMEKRAKYAKIHPEMSNLDLTKILSKKYKELPDKKKQKYITEFQREKEEFEKNMARFKEDHPDLIEEKKKSDLPEKPKTPQQLWYNHEKKTYLKLHPEVSQKELKEALRRQWSQLSDKRRLKWISKALELQKDYEGSMRAYHEAHPDFSSDDHVRSVLTKAERQLKDKFDGRPTKPPPNGYSLYCAELMVNMKDVPSTERMVLCSKQWKMMTQKEKDMFQKRCEQRKKQYDVDLQRFLESLPDEERDRVMGEEKLGGSRMGGGVASSPHRAKSPSVKASQERVQETETWTPAAKRDGKKAAKLPETPKTAEEMWQHSVIGDYLAKYRSDRRKAQAAMEATWKSMEKKEKIPWIKKAAEDQKRYEVQYQPVRELLEMRPPTAAQRKPKFEGEPKKPPVSGYQMFSQELLTNGELNHFSLKERMVEIGKRWHKLSQIQKDKYKKQVEEQQGGYKLELEAWIKALSPQDRAVYKQFSSTKRRSSTKARSPPPSKVCVTVKKASSSRVTAQTLSVNKRSMAYRAKQDMSDSDEEKSDSSDSDDDDETSGSTDSEDEEDDENDEEEDEDDEDQSSSEESSDSESD; translated from the exons ATGATGAATGGCAGCAGTGTCTCGACGTCTCAGAGCGCCAGGATCAAGAATGAACCAG actcCTGGTCTCAGCAGGACTGCCTCACTCTGCTGGAGAGGATCCGCTCTCTGCTTCCGGACGTTGATGCCATGAAGTATAAGACCACAGAGTCTCACTTCGACTGGGACAAGGTCCGCTTCGGGGTCTTCACCGGGGAGATGTGCCGCAGCAAGTGGCTCAAAGTCTCCACAGAG GTGCGTAAGTACCGAACGATGACGGAGATCATCGTAGATGCCACAGATTTCGTGAAGAATCCGTATAAAGGCAAAAAACTGAAG ACTCATCCGGACTTCCCTAAGAAACCCCTGACTCCATACTTCCGCTTCTTCATGGAGAAACGAGCTAAGTACGCCAAGATCCACCCGGAGATGAGCAACCTGGACCTGACCAAGATCCTGTCCAAGAAGTACAAGGAGCTGCCTGACAAGAAGAAG caaaAGTACATCACAGAGTTCCAGCGGGAGAAAGAGGAGTTTGAGAAGAACATGGCGCGGTTCAA GGAGGATCATCCTGATCTGATCgaagagaagaagaagtccGACCTGCCGGAGAAACCCAAAACTCCCCAACAGCTGTGGTACAACCACGAGAAGAAGACCTACCTGAAGCTGCACCccgag gtcagTCAGAAGGAGCTGAAGGAGGCTCTGAGGAGACagtggtcccagctctctgacAAGAGGAGACTCAAGTGGATCAGCAAGGCCCTGGAGCTGCAGAAAGATTAcgag gGCAGTATGAGGGCATATCATGAGGCTCACCCTGACTTCTCCTCCGATGATCATGTGCGGTCCGTCCTCACTAAAGCAGAGAGACAGCTGAAGGACAAGTTTGATGGACGGCCGACAAAACCGCCACC gaacgGGTACTCCCTGTACTGTGCGGAGCTGATGGTGAACATGAAGGACGTTCCGAGCACGGAGCGGATGGTGCTCTGCAGCAAGCAGTGGAAGATGATGACgcagaaagagaaggacatgttCCAGAAGCGCTGCGAACAG AGGAAGAAGCAGTACGACGTTGACCTGCAGAGGTTTCTGGAG AGTCTCCCGGATGAGGAGCGAGACCGGGTGATGGGCGAGGAGAAACTGGGCGGGTCCAGAATGGGAGGGGGTGTGGCCTCCAGCCCACACAGAGCAAAGTCTCCTTCTGTCAA GGCGTCTCAGGAGCGTGTTCAGGAGACAGAAACATGGACGCCGGCGGCGAAGCGGGACGGGAAGAAGGCGGCGAAGCTTCCTGAGACGCCTAAAACAGCGGAGGAGATGTGGCAGCACAGCGTGATTGGAGACTACCTGGCCAAATACAGA AGCGACCGCAGGAAGGCGCAGGCAGCGATGGAGGCGACCTGGAAGTCaatggagaagaaagagaagatcCCGTGGATCAAGAAGGCGGCGGAGGACCAGAAGCGTTACGAGGTTCAGTACCAACCTGTG agggaGCTACTGGAGATGAGACCTCCAACTGCAGCTCAGAGGAAACCAAAGTTTGAAGGAGAACCAAAAAAACCTCCAGT GAGCGGGTATCAGATGTTTTCCCAGGAGCTGCTGACCAATGGGGAGCTGAACCATTTCAGCCTGAAGGAGCGCATGGTGGAGATCGGGAAAAGGTGGCACAAGCTGAGCCAGATCCAGAAGGACAAGTACAAGAAGCaggtggaggagcagcagggggGCTACaagctggagctggaggccTGGATCAAG GCTCTGTCTCCTCAGGACCGAGCCGTCTACAAGCAGTTCTCCTCCACC aagCGGCGCAGCAGCACGAAGGCccgcagcccccccccctctaagGTGTGTGTGACGGTGAAGAAGGCGTCGAGCAGCCGAGTGACGGCGCAGACCCTCAGTGTGAACAAGAGGAGCATGGCCTACAGAgccaag CAGGACATGTCCGACTCAGACGAGGAGAAGAGCGATTCGTCTGACTCTGATGACGACGACGAGACGTCAGGAAGCACAGACAGTGAAGACGAAGAGGATGACGAG AATgacgaggaggaagacgaggatgATGAAGATCAAAGCTCCTCAGAGGAATCCAGCGACTCTGAATCTGACTAG
- the ubtfl gene encoding upstream binding transcription factor, like isoform X4, with protein MMNGSSVSTSQSARIKNEPDSWSQQDCLTLLERIRSLLPDVDAMKYKTTESHFDWDKVRFGVFTGEMCRSKWLKVSTEVRKYRTMTEIIVDATDFVKNPYKGKKLKTHPDFPKKPLTPYFRFFMEKRAKYAKIHPEMSNLDLTKILSKKYKELPDKKKQKYITEFQREKEEFEKNMARFKEDHPDLIEEKKKSDLPEKPKTPQQLWYNHEKKTYLKLHPEVSQKELKEALRRQWSQLSDKRRLKWISKALELQKDYEGSMRAYHEAHPDFSSDDHVRSVLTKAERQLKDKFDGRPTKPPPNGYSLYCAELMVNMKDVPSTERMVLCSKQWKMMTQKEKDMFQKRCEQRKKQYDVDLQRFLESLPDEERDRVMGEEKLGGSRMGGGVASSPHRAKSPSVKASQERVQETETWTPAAKRDGKKAAKLPETPKTAEEMWQHSVIGDYLAKYRSDRRKAQAAMEATWKSMEKKEKIPWIKKAAEDQKRYEVQYQPVRELLEMRPPTAAQRKPKFEGEPKKPPVSGYQMFSQELLTNGELNHFSLKERMVEIGKRWHKLSQIQKDKYKKQVEEQQGGYKLELEAWIKKRRSSTKARSPPPSKVCVTVKKASSSRVTAQTLSVNKRSMAYRAKQDMSDSDEEKSDSSDSDDDDETSGSTDSEDEEDDENDEEEDEDDEDQSSSEESSDSESD; from the exons ATGATGAATGGCAGCAGTGTCTCGACGTCTCAGAGCGCCAGGATCAAGAATGAACCAG actcCTGGTCTCAGCAGGACTGCCTCACTCTGCTGGAGAGGATCCGCTCTCTGCTTCCGGACGTTGATGCCATGAAGTATAAGACCACAGAGTCTCACTTCGACTGGGACAAGGTCCGCTTCGGGGTCTTCACCGGGGAGATGTGCCGCAGCAAGTGGCTCAAAGTCTCCACAGAG GTGCGTAAGTACCGAACGATGACGGAGATCATCGTAGATGCCACAGATTTCGTGAAGAATCCGTATAAAGGCAAAAAACTGAAG ACTCATCCGGACTTCCCTAAGAAACCCCTGACTCCATACTTCCGCTTCTTCATGGAGAAACGAGCTAAGTACGCCAAGATCCACCCGGAGATGAGCAACCTGGACCTGACCAAGATCCTGTCCAAGAAGTACAAGGAGCTGCCTGACAAGAAGAAG caaaAGTACATCACAGAGTTCCAGCGGGAGAAAGAGGAGTTTGAGAAGAACATGGCGCGGTTCAA GGAGGATCATCCTGATCTGATCgaagagaagaagaagtccGACCTGCCGGAGAAACCCAAAACTCCCCAACAGCTGTGGTACAACCACGAGAAGAAGACCTACCTGAAGCTGCACCccgag gtcagTCAGAAGGAGCTGAAGGAGGCTCTGAGGAGACagtggtcccagctctctgacAAGAGGAGACTCAAGTGGATCAGCAAGGCCCTGGAGCTGCAGAAAGATTAcgag gGCAGTATGAGGGCATATCATGAGGCTCACCCTGACTTCTCCTCCGATGATCATGTGCGGTCCGTCCTCACTAAAGCAGAGAGACAGCTGAAGGACAAGTTTGATGGACGGCCGACAAAACCGCCACC gaacgGGTACTCCCTGTACTGTGCGGAGCTGATGGTGAACATGAAGGACGTTCCGAGCACGGAGCGGATGGTGCTCTGCAGCAAGCAGTGGAAGATGATGACgcagaaagagaaggacatgttCCAGAAGCGCTGCGAACAG AGGAAGAAGCAGTACGACGTTGACCTGCAGAGGTTTCTGGAG AGTCTCCCGGATGAGGAGCGAGACCGGGTGATGGGCGAGGAGAAACTGGGCGGGTCCAGAATGGGAGGGGGTGTGGCCTCCAGCCCACACAGAGCAAAGTCTCCTTCTGTCAA GGCGTCTCAGGAGCGTGTTCAGGAGACAGAAACATGGACGCCGGCGGCGAAGCGGGACGGGAAGAAGGCGGCGAAGCTTCCTGAGACGCCTAAAACAGCGGAGGAGATGTGGCAGCACAGCGTGATTGGAGACTACCTGGCCAAATACAGA AGCGACCGCAGGAAGGCGCAGGCAGCGATGGAGGCGACCTGGAAGTCaatggagaagaaagagaagatcCCGTGGATCAAGAAGGCGGCGGAGGACCAGAAGCGTTACGAGGTTCAGTACCAACCTGTG agggaGCTACTGGAGATGAGACCTCCAACTGCAGCTCAGAGGAAACCAAAGTTTGAAGGAGAACCAAAAAAACCTCCAGT GAGCGGGTATCAGATGTTTTCCCAGGAGCTGCTGACCAATGGGGAGCTGAACCATTTCAGCCTGAAGGAGCGCATGGTGGAGATCGGGAAAAGGTGGCACAAGCTGAGCCAGATCCAGAAGGACAAGTACAAGAAGCaggtggaggagcagcagggggGCTACaagctggagctggaggccTGGATCAAG aagCGGCGCAGCAGCACGAAGGCccgcagcccccccccctctaagGTGTGTGTGACGGTGAAGAAGGCGTCGAGCAGCCGAGTGACGGCGCAGACCCTCAGTGTGAACAAGAGGAGCATGGCCTACAGAgccaag CAGGACATGTCCGACTCAGACGAGGAGAAGAGCGATTCGTCTGACTCTGATGACGACGACGAGACGTCAGGAAGCACAGACAGTGAAGACGAAGAGGATGACGAG AATgacgaggaggaagacgaggatgATGAAGATCAAAGCTCCTCAGAGGAATCCAGCGACTCTGAATCTGACTAG
- the ubtfl gene encoding upstream binding transcription factor, like isoform X3, giving the protein MMNGSSVSTSQSARIKNEPDSWSQQDCLTLLERIRSLLPDVDAMKYKTTESHFDWDKVRFGVFTGEMCRSKWLKVSTEVRKYRTMTEIIVDATDFVKNPYKGKKLKTHPDFPKKPLTPYFRFFMEKRAKYAKIHPEMSNLDLTKILSKKYKELPDKKKQKYITEFQREKEEFEKNMARFKEDHPDLIEEKKKSDLPEKPKTPQQLWYNHEKKTYLKLHPEVSQKELKEALRRQWSQLSDKRRLKWISKALELQKDYEGSMRAYHEAHPDFSSDDHVRSVLTKAERQLKDKFDGRPTKPPPNGYSLYCAELMVNMKDVPSTERMVLCSKQWKMMTQKEKDMFQKRCEQRKKQYDVDLQRFLESLPDEERDRVMGEEKLGGSRMGGGVASSPHRAKSPSVKASQERVQETETWTPAAKRDGKKAAKLPETPKTAEEMWQHSVIGDYLAKYRSDRRKAQAAMEATWKSMEKKEKIPWIKKAAEDQKRYERELLEMRPPTAAQRKPKFEGEPKKPPVSGYQMFSQELLTNGELNHFSLKERMVEIGKRWHKLSQIQKDKYKKQVEEQQGGYKLELEAWIKALSPQDRAVYKQFSSTKRRSSTKARSPPPSKVCVTVKKASSSRVTAQTLSVNKRSMAYRAKQDMSDSDEEKSDSSDSDDDDETSGSTDSEDEEDDENDEEEDEDDEDQSSSEESSDSESD; this is encoded by the exons ATGATGAATGGCAGCAGTGTCTCGACGTCTCAGAGCGCCAGGATCAAGAATGAACCAG actcCTGGTCTCAGCAGGACTGCCTCACTCTGCTGGAGAGGATCCGCTCTCTGCTTCCGGACGTTGATGCCATGAAGTATAAGACCACAGAGTCTCACTTCGACTGGGACAAGGTCCGCTTCGGGGTCTTCACCGGGGAGATGTGCCGCAGCAAGTGGCTCAAAGTCTCCACAGAG GTGCGTAAGTACCGAACGATGACGGAGATCATCGTAGATGCCACAGATTTCGTGAAGAATCCGTATAAAGGCAAAAAACTGAAG ACTCATCCGGACTTCCCTAAGAAACCCCTGACTCCATACTTCCGCTTCTTCATGGAGAAACGAGCTAAGTACGCCAAGATCCACCCGGAGATGAGCAACCTGGACCTGACCAAGATCCTGTCCAAGAAGTACAAGGAGCTGCCTGACAAGAAGAAG caaaAGTACATCACAGAGTTCCAGCGGGAGAAAGAGGAGTTTGAGAAGAACATGGCGCGGTTCAA GGAGGATCATCCTGATCTGATCgaagagaagaagaagtccGACCTGCCGGAGAAACCCAAAACTCCCCAACAGCTGTGGTACAACCACGAGAAGAAGACCTACCTGAAGCTGCACCccgag gtcagTCAGAAGGAGCTGAAGGAGGCTCTGAGGAGACagtggtcccagctctctgacAAGAGGAGACTCAAGTGGATCAGCAAGGCCCTGGAGCTGCAGAAAGATTAcgag gGCAGTATGAGGGCATATCATGAGGCTCACCCTGACTTCTCCTCCGATGATCATGTGCGGTCCGTCCTCACTAAAGCAGAGAGACAGCTGAAGGACAAGTTTGATGGACGGCCGACAAAACCGCCACC gaacgGGTACTCCCTGTACTGTGCGGAGCTGATGGTGAACATGAAGGACGTTCCGAGCACGGAGCGGATGGTGCTCTGCAGCAAGCAGTGGAAGATGATGACgcagaaagagaaggacatgttCCAGAAGCGCTGCGAACAG AGGAAGAAGCAGTACGACGTTGACCTGCAGAGGTTTCTGGAG AGTCTCCCGGATGAGGAGCGAGACCGGGTGATGGGCGAGGAGAAACTGGGCGGGTCCAGAATGGGAGGGGGTGTGGCCTCCAGCCCACACAGAGCAAAGTCTCCTTCTGTCAA GGCGTCTCAGGAGCGTGTTCAGGAGACAGAAACATGGACGCCGGCGGCGAAGCGGGACGGGAAGAAGGCGGCGAAGCTTCCTGAGACGCCTAAAACAGCGGAGGAGATGTGGCAGCACAGCGTGATTGGAGACTACCTGGCCAAATACAGA AGCGACCGCAGGAAGGCGCAGGCAGCGATGGAGGCGACCTGGAAGTCaatggagaagaaagagaagatcCCGTGGATCAAGAAGGCGGCGGAGGACCAGAAGCGTTACGAG agggaGCTACTGGAGATGAGACCTCCAACTGCAGCTCAGAGGAAACCAAAGTTTGAAGGAGAACCAAAAAAACCTCCAGT GAGCGGGTATCAGATGTTTTCCCAGGAGCTGCTGACCAATGGGGAGCTGAACCATTTCAGCCTGAAGGAGCGCATGGTGGAGATCGGGAAAAGGTGGCACAAGCTGAGCCAGATCCAGAAGGACAAGTACAAGAAGCaggtggaggagcagcagggggGCTACaagctggagctggaggccTGGATCAAG GCTCTGTCTCCTCAGGACCGAGCCGTCTACAAGCAGTTCTCCTCCACC aagCGGCGCAGCAGCACGAAGGCccgcagcccccccccctctaagGTGTGTGTGACGGTGAAGAAGGCGTCGAGCAGCCGAGTGACGGCGCAGACCCTCAGTGTGAACAAGAGGAGCATGGCCTACAGAgccaag CAGGACATGTCCGACTCAGACGAGGAGAAGAGCGATTCGTCTGACTCTGATGACGACGACGAGACGTCAGGAAGCACAGACAGTGAAGACGAAGAGGATGACGAG AATgacgaggaggaagacgaggatgATGAAGATCAAAGCTCCTCAGAGGAATCCAGCGACTCTGAATCTGACTAG